One Drosophila kikkawai strain 14028-0561.14 chromosome 3L, DkikHiC1v2, whole genome shotgun sequence genomic window carries:
- the LOC138928447 gene encoding uncharacterized protein, with protein MKEVPPTRIPTDHYFIPHHCVLKPESSTTKLRVVFDASCKTTSNKSLNDILYAGPTVQSELFAILLRFRTHKYVFTADIEKMYRQVWIHPDNQFYQLIVWRKNPSDELKYYRLKTVTYGTTSAPFLATKCLDYLAEKTKRNLPLGAAVLKHDFYVDDCLTGANSIPEAVQIQQELNKILLPAGFKLRKWCSNNDEVLAQIPKEDIVNHVKLDETLQHYSVKTLGLIWVPNKDQLCGRSQKSEASTITKPVVSSEASQIFDPLGLFAPVVVKAKIFMQGLWELKMGWDDELPQLLQTEWKNYRADLQALNNLQIPRHIFDGKVPINQEIHTFVDASERAYGAAIYVRATYKNNQVSVRLLCSKSRVAPTAKETLPRLELCAAVLGAELTHRHHHITRLWQIESQKSKLFQTNLSGVTCHQLTTQQMYYQEELPPAS; from the exons atgaaagaagtgcCTCCCACAAGGATACCTACGGATCACTACTTTATCCCGCACCACTGTGTGCTAAAACCTGAGAGCAGCACTACAAAACTTCGGGTAGTGTTCGATGCTTCCTGCAAGaccaccagcaacaagtcgttaaatgatatattgtatgctggacccaccgtacagagcgaactgtttgcaattttacTACGGTTCCGCACTCACAAGTACGTGTTCACAgccgatatagagaaaatgtatcgccaggtatggatacatcctgataatcaattttatcaattaatcgtctggcgaaagaatccatcagacgaactcaagtattatcgacttaaaaccgtaacatacggtacaacatcagctccattcctAGCTACAAAATGCTTGGATTACTTGGCTGAGAAAACCAAAAGGAATTTACCGCTTGGAGCAGCCGTGCTCAAGCATGATTTTTATGTAGACGACTGTCTAACAGGAGCAAATAGCATCCCAGAAGCAGTTCAGATTCAacaagagctaaacaaaatactgctaccagccggattcaagctccgaaagtggtgctccaacaatgacgaagttcttgcacaaattccaaaggaaGACATAGTCAACCACGTCAAATTAGACGAAACCCTTCAACACTACAGTGTGAAGACATTGGGTTTGATCTGGGTACCAAATAAGGATCAGCTATGTGGGCgatcccaaaaaagtgaagcgtcAACCATCACCAAACCAGTGGTGAGCTCGGAGGCATCACAAATTTTCGATCCACTAGGACTATTCGCTCCTGTTGTGGTAAAGGCTAAGATATTTATGCAAGGCCTGTGGGAGCTGAAGATGGGCTGGGACGACGAGCTTCCTCAACTGCTGCAAACTGAGTGGAAAAATTATCGTGCTGATCTACAAGCATtgaacaatttgcaaattccACGGCACATCTTTGACGGAAAGGTGCCAATTAATCAGGAAATTCACACGTTTGTCGATGCGTCAGAGCGGGCATACGGAGCAGCAATCTATGTCCGAGCCACATATAAGAACAATCAAGTGTCTGTTCGGCTACTGTGCTCAAAGTCAAGAGTAGCGCCGACAGCAAAAGAGACGCTGCCTCGCCTGGAACTATGCGCCGCAGTATTGGGAGCAGAGCTAACCCACAGG catcatcatatcaCACGTTTGTGGCAAATCGAATCGCAAAAATCCAAGCTGTTTCAGACCAATCTCAGTGGCGTCACGTGTCATCAGCTAACAACCCAGCAGATGTACTATCAAGAGGAATTGCCGCCAGCAAGTTAG